Proteins encoded by one window of Bauldia sp.:
- a CDS encoding alpha-2-macroglobulin family protein, whose amino-acid sequence MRVLHALHRHLLTVVLLAVAAVAAGNATAAERRVIVTNDADYSGFDTKTVKNVDLPACQAACLSDNTCRAFTFNTKAGWCFLKSDFGELAASSSAIAGRVVEVADLTPSIEKQRLGELTFLEQSMIDEARTQVGDLKTRYSVSGDSYADQRKAGGVAFRTQSYDAAAAAFGEALALAPEDPGAWLDYAVASLARNPDSYSDKDRANIDASAAATNAYLRAETKSDRAEALGLLGDALAKREIWLPSIRAYRASLAINKVQRVQDSYDKVVAEHGFRVVDNTVEADSASPQICVKFSDSLPVDRPDLANFVTVDGGEGLAVEPQDQQICINGVKHGGRYTVRLRGELPAKDGETLGHPVELSVYVRDRAPWVGFAGNAYVLPAGPGASIPLTSVNTDKAKATIYRIPDRGLVDVVRGGNFLSQLSQYSAEDIANSSGEQVWEGTVDIKSELNQNQVTGIPISDAVPAMRPGVYVITAAPATGNGDDYGPVATQWFIVSDLGLTALSGDDGIHVVVRSLSNAQAVAGVGLQLLAVNNEILGTAQTDGDGSAVFEPGLARGTGGNAPQLVLAGTPTGTDFAFLDLTRAAFDLTDRGVDGRPAPQKLDAFLTPERGIYRPGETIHLTGLVRDTHAKAVDDLAMTLIVERPDGVEYKRDTLSDAGLGGYSDDIVLQDNTMRGSWQISLYADPKDSPIAETTVLVEDFEPERLALTVDTDAKVYDRTGATSINLEARYLYGAAAPDLTVEGEAVLMPTDTIDAFPGYKFGLAEESIDPTRDTLDIDATTDEDGKATFDVTLPTLPSSTRPFSANLILRVADTNGRAVERTLARPVSAAGPMIGIKTAFDGDVEEGASAGFDTILVGPDGNRIGKAGATWKLERIESDYQWYRTNGTWNYELITTASKVDGGTVDFKADGPARINSSVKWGDYRLTVSDGDSTASSVEFYAGWYRAVASSDTPDTLQVALDKPAYQIGDTAKLRLDPRFAGTALIQVMDDRLIAMKTVDVPEGGTTVDLQITEDWGPGAYVTATLYRPMDVEAKRMPARAVGLTWAKVSPGDRLLNVSLDVPDELRPRGPMTIPFTITNLKPGENAFVTIAAVDVGILNLTNFKTPAPDDWYFGQRKLGMEIRDLYGLLIDRMQGVPGAVRSGGDSEAVRLKSPPPTQKLLAFYSGILAVDDQGKASVTFDVPDFNGSVRIMAMAWSAGGVGHVAKDVLVRDPVVVTASVPRFLAVGDSSRLLVELNNLSGPAGDYTLAVATGEGIGFKDEDATRNVTLAEKQRVAFNIPISGDRAGDFDINVTLTAPNGETFPANLMLGIRPPGTPVTRRNVVSVAGGGSLTIDGELLTDFVPGTTSVAVSLGGAGPLDVSGILDALDRYPYGCVEQLTSRAMPLVYLDDVAASIGLAADADVRARVQKAIQGVLADQAASGSFGLWGPEGAGNDLWLDAYVTDFLTRASEKGYQVPDLAKTLALDNLANRIAYANDFESGGEDIAYSLYVLARTGRAAIGDLRYYTDSKLTAFSTPLAKAQIGAAMALYGDRQRAGRAFNAAMADVYKQEAKPFWRRDYGTILRDQAAVLTLAAETNEDSVDIRTLASRIAANEMKKTYTSTQENSWMLLAAAALIKDSAKTDFSIDGQRIAAPLFRRFSGDRVEQTPVEIENLGADKLDAIVAATGVPTTPDPAGGNGFKIERTYYTPDGEEADIATVKQNDRFVVEINVTSDHDYGGHLMITDPIPAGFEIENPDISTGGSVQSYDWLSTSTATHTEARTDRFIAAVDRDDGSSTDITVAYSVRAVSPGVFAQPAATVEDMYRPELFARTGTGTVEVVGPTR is encoded by the coding sequence ATGCGCGTCCTTCACGCCCTTCACCGGCATCTCCTGACTGTCGTTCTTCTCGCGGTGGCTGCGGTCGCCGCCGGCAACGCCACCGCCGCGGAGCGACGCGTGATCGTCACCAACGATGCCGACTACTCCGGCTTCGATACAAAGACGGTGAAGAATGTCGACTTGCCGGCCTGCCAGGCGGCCTGCCTCTCGGACAACACCTGCCGCGCCTTCACCTTCAACACCAAGGCGGGCTGGTGCTTCCTGAAGTCGGACTTCGGCGAACTCGCCGCCTCCTCCAGCGCCATTGCCGGCCGCGTCGTCGAGGTGGCCGACCTGACGCCCAGCATCGAGAAGCAGCGGCTCGGCGAACTCACCTTCCTCGAGCAGAGCATGATCGACGAGGCGCGCACCCAGGTCGGCGACCTCAAGACGCGCTACTCGGTGAGCGGCGACAGCTACGCCGACCAGCGCAAGGCGGGCGGCGTCGCGTTCCGCACGCAATCGTATGACGCCGCGGCGGCCGCCTTCGGCGAGGCGCTGGCGCTGGCGCCGGAAGATCCGGGCGCATGGCTCGACTATGCGGTCGCCTCGCTTGCCCGCAACCCGGACAGCTATTCCGACAAGGACCGCGCCAACATCGATGCATCCGCCGCGGCCACCAACGCGTACCTCCGCGCCGAGACCAAATCCGACCGCGCCGAGGCGCTGGGCCTGCTCGGCGACGCACTCGCCAAGCGCGAAATCTGGCTGCCCTCGATCCGCGCCTATCGCGCCAGCCTGGCGATCAACAAGGTCCAGCGGGTGCAGGACTCCTACGACAAGGTGGTCGCCGAGCACGGCTTCCGCGTCGTCGACAACACGGTCGAGGCGGACAGCGCCAGCCCGCAGATCTGCGTAAAGTTTTCCGATTCGCTGCCGGTCGACCGGCCCGATCTCGCCAATTTCGTCACCGTCGACGGCGGCGAGGGCCTCGCCGTCGAGCCGCAGGACCAGCAGATCTGCATCAACGGCGTGAAGCATGGTGGCCGCTACACGGTGCGGCTGCGCGGCGAGCTGCCGGCGAAGGACGGCGAGACGCTCGGCCATCCGGTCGAGCTGTCGGTCTACGTGCGCGACCGCGCGCCGTGGGTCGGCTTTGCCGGCAATGCCTACGTGCTGCCGGCGGGCCCGGGCGCCTCGATCCCGCTCACCTCGGTCAACACCGACAAGGCCAAGGCCACGATCTACCGCATCCCGGACCGCGGGCTGGTGGACGTCGTGCGCGGCGGCAATTTCCTGTCGCAGCTCAGCCAGTACAGCGCCGAGGACATCGCCAACAGCAGCGGCGAGCAGGTCTGGGAAGGCACCGTCGACATCAAGTCGGAGCTGAACCAGAACCAGGTCACCGGCATCCCGATCTCGGACGCCGTGCCGGCCATGCGGCCGGGGGTCTACGTCATCACCGCGGCGCCGGCGACCGGCAACGGCGACGACTACGGCCCGGTGGCGACGCAGTGGTTCATCGTTTCCGATCTCGGGCTGACGGCGCTCTCGGGCGACGACGGCATCCACGTCGTCGTGCGCTCGCTGTCGAACGCGCAGGCGGTTGCCGGCGTCGGCCTGCAGCTTCTGGCGGTGAACAACGAGATTCTGGGCACCGCGCAGACCGATGGCGACGGCTCGGCCGTCTTCGAGCCGGGGCTCGCCCGCGGCACCGGCGGCAACGCCCCGCAACTGGTGCTCGCCGGCACGCCGACAGGCACGGACTTCGCCTTCCTCGATCTCACCCGCGCCGCCTTCGATCTCACCGACCGCGGCGTCGACGGGCGCCCTGCCCCGCAGAAGCTCGATGCGTTCCTGACGCCCGAGCGCGGCATCTATCGCCCCGGCGAGACGATCCACCTGACCGGGCTGGTGCGCGACACGCACGCCAAGGCGGTCGACGATCTGGCGATGACGCTGATCGTCGAGCGGCCGGACGGCGTCGAGTACAAGCGCGACACCCTCAGCGACGCCGGCCTCGGCGGCTACAGCGACGACATCGTGCTGCAGGACAACACGATGCGCGGCTCGTGGCAGATCAGCCTCTATGCCGACCCGAAGGATTCGCCGATCGCCGAGACGACGGTGCTGGTCGAGGATTTCGAGCCGGAAAGGCTGGCGCTGACCGTCGACACCGACGCCAAGGTCTATGACCGCACCGGGGCGACCTCGATCAACCTCGAGGCGCGCTACCTCTACGGCGCCGCCGCGCCCGACCTCACCGTCGAGGGCGAGGCCGTACTGATGCCGACCGACACGATCGACGCCTTCCCCGGCTACAAGTTCGGCCTGGCGGAGGAAAGCATCGACCCGACCCGCGACACGCTGGACATCGACGCGACCACCGACGAGGACGGCAAGGCGACGTTCGACGTGACGCTGCCGACGCTGCCCTCCTCGACGCGGCCGTTCAGCGCCAACCTCATCCTGCGCGTCGCCGACACCAACGGCCGCGCGGTGGAGCGCACCCTCGCCCGCCCGGTTTCCGCGGCGGGTCCGATGATCGGCATCAAGACGGCCTTCGACGGCGACGTCGAGGAAGGCGCCTCCGCCGGGTTCGACACGATCCTGGTCGGCCCCGACGGCAACCGCATCGGCAAGGCCGGCGCCACGTGGAAGCTCGAGCGCATCGAGTCGGACTACCAGTGGTACCGCACCAACGGCACGTGGAACTACGAGCTGATCACGACCGCCTCCAAGGTCGATGGCGGCACCGTCGACTTCAAGGCGGACGGGCCGGCGCGCATCAATTCGTCGGTGAAATGGGGCGACTACCGCCTGACCGTCAGCGACGGCGACAGCACCGCGTCGAGCGTCGAGTTCTACGCCGGCTGGTACCGCGCCGTGGCGTCGTCCGACACCCCGGACACGCTGCAGGTAGCGCTCGACAAGCCGGCTTACCAGATCGGTGATACGGCGAAGCTTCGCCTCGACCCGCGCTTCGCGGGCACGGCGCTCATCCAGGTGATGGACGACCGGCTGATCGCGATGAAGACGGTGGACGTGCCGGAGGGCGGCACCACGGTCGATCTGCAGATCACCGAGGATTGGGGCCCGGGCGCCTACGTCACCGCGACGCTCTACCGTCCGATGGACGTGGAGGCGAAGCGCATGCCGGCGCGCGCCGTCGGCCTGACGTGGGCGAAGGTCTCGCCCGGAGACCGGCTACTCAACGTGTCGCTCGACGTGCCGGACGAATTGCGTCCGCGCGGGCCGATGACGATCCCGTTCACGATCACCAACCTCAAGCCGGGCGAGAATGCGTTCGTCACCATCGCCGCGGTCGACGTCGGCATCCTCAACCTCACCAACTTCAAGACGCCGGCGCCGGACGACTGGTACTTCGGCCAGCGCAAGCTCGGCATGGAGATCCGCGACCTCTACGGGCTGCTGATCGACCGCATGCAGGGCGTGCCGGGCGCGGTGCGCTCGGGCGGCGACAGCGAGGCGGTGCGGCTGAAATCGCCGCCGCCGACGCAGAAGCTCCTGGCGTTCTACTCCGGCATCCTCGCCGTCGACGATCAGGGTAAGGCGTCGGTGACCTTCGACGTGCCCGACTTCAACGGCAGCGTCCGCATCATGGCGATGGCGTGGTCGGCGGGCGGCGTCGGCCATGTTGCCAAGGACGTGCTGGTGCGCGACCCGGTCGTGGTGACCGCGAGCGTGCCGCGCTTCCTGGCCGTCGGCGACTCCTCACGTCTGCTGGTCGAGCTCAACAATCTTTCGGGACCGGCCGGCGACTACACGCTGGCGGTCGCGACCGGCGAAGGCATCGGCTTCAAGGACGAGGACGCCACGCGCAACGTGACGCTCGCCGAGAAGCAGCGCGTCGCCTTCAACATTCCGATAAGCGGCGACAGGGCCGGCGACTTCGACATCAACGTGACGCTGACCGCGCCCAACGGCGAGACCTTCCCGGCGAACCTGATGCTCGGAATCCGTCCGCCGGGAACGCCGGTGACGCGGCGTAACGTCGTCTCGGTGGCGGGCGGCGGTTCGCTCACCATCGACGGCGAGCTGCTCACCGATTTCGTGCCGGGCACGACGTCGGTGGCGGTGTCGCTCGGCGGCGCCGGGCCGCTCGACGTGTCGGGCATCCTCGATGCGCTCGACCGCTACCCGTACGGCTGTGTCGAGCAACTCACGTCGCGCGCGATGCCGCTCGTCTATCTCGACGACGTCGCGGCTTCCATCGGGCTTGCGGCCGACGCGGACGTGCGGGCGCGGGTGCAGAAGGCGATCCAGGGCGTGCTCGCCGACCAGGCGGCGTCCGGCAGCTTCGGCCTCTGGGGGCCGGAGGGCGCCGGCAACGACCTGTGGCTCGATGCGTACGTCACCGACTTCCTGACGCGCGCCTCGGAGAAGGGCTACCAGGTGCCCGACCTCGCCAAGACGCTGGCGCTCGACAACCTCGCCAACCGCATCGCCTATGCCAACGACTTCGAGTCGGGCGGCGAGGACATCGCCTATTCGCTCTACGTGCTCGCCCGCACGGGCCGGGCGGCGATCGGCGACCTGCGCTACTACACGGACTCGAAGCTGACCGCGTTCTCCACCCCGCTCGCCAAGGCCCAGATCGGCGCGGCGATGGCGCTCTATGGCGACCGGCAACGGGCCGGGCGCGCCTTCAACGCGGCGATGGCCGACGTCTACAAGCAGGAGGCGAAGCCCTTCTGGCGGCGCGACTACGGCACCATCCTGCGCGACCAGGCGGCAGTGCTGACGCTTGCGGCGGAGACCAACGAGGACAGCGTCGATATCCGCACCCTCGCTTCGCGCATCGCCGCGAACGAGATGAAGAAGACCTACACGAGCACGCAGGAGAATTCGTGGATGCTGCTCGCCGCGGCGGCCCTCATCAAGGATTCGGCGAAGACCGATTTCTCGATCGACGGGCAGCGCATCGCGGCGCCGCTTTTCCGCCGCTTCTCCGGCGACCGCGTCGAGCAGACGCCGGTCGAGATCGAAAATCTCGGCGCCGACAAGCTCGACGCGATCGTGGCGGCGACCGGCGTGCCGACGACGCCGGATCCCGCCGGCGGCAACGGCTTCAAGATCGAGCGGACGTACTACACGCCCGACGGCGAGGAAGCCGACATCGCCACGGTGAAGCAGAACGACCGCTTCGTGGTCGAGATCAACGTGACCTCCGACCACGACTACGGCGGCCACCTGATGATCACCGACCCGATCCCGGCCGGGTTCGAGATCGAGAATCCCGACATCTCGACGGGCGGCTCGGTGCAATCCTACGACTGGCTGTCGACCTCGACGGCGACCCATACCGAAGCACGCACCGACCGCTTCATCGCCGCGGTCGACCGCGATGACGGCTCGTCGACCGACATCACGGTCGCCTACTCGGTGCGCGCCGTCTCGCCGGGCGTCTTCGCCCAGCCGGCGGCGACGGTCGAGGACATGTACCGGCCGGAACTCTTCGCCCGCACAGGCACCGGCACGGTCGAGGTGGTCGGGCCGACGCGGTAG
- the urtA gene encoding urea ABC transporter substrate-binding protein — protein MRTLLKVAGAAAVAAVLSAPLALPAYAADDTIKVGILHSLSGTMAISETTLKDTMLFLIDEQNKKGGLLGKKLEGVVVDPASDWPLFAEKARELISQDKVVAVFGCWTSSSRKSVLPVFKELNSILFYPVQYEGEESERNVFYTGAAPNQQAIPAVDYLMSDEGGAVKRWVLEGTDYVYPRTTNKILEAYLLAKGVAPEDIKINYTPFGFSDWQTEVAAIKEFGSAGKKTAVVSTINGDANVPFYKELGNAGVKATDIPVVAFSVGEEELAGLDAKPLVGHLAAWNYFESIDTPENKAFIDGWHKFIGNDKRTTNDPMEAHYIGFNAWVKAVEKAGTTDADAVIAALPGIEVPNLTGGTAKVLPNHHITKPVYIGEIREDGQFNVVWKSDGLVPGDAWSDYLPGSKDLDADWVTLKCGNYNTVTKTCGGAS, from the coding sequence ATGCGTACACTGCTCAAGGTCGCCGGTGCGGCCGCAGTGGCGGCCGTACTTTCGGCCCCGCTGGCACTTCCGGCATATGCCGCCGACGACACGATCAAGGTCGGCATTCTGCATTCGCTGTCTGGCACGATGGCGATCTCCGAGACCACCCTCAAGGACACGATGCTCTTCCTGATCGATGAGCAGAACAAGAAGGGCGGTCTGCTCGGCAAGAAACTCGAGGGCGTGGTCGTCGACCCGGCCTCCGACTGGCCGCTCTTCGCCGAAAAGGCGCGCGAGCTGATCAGCCAGGACAAGGTCGTCGCGGTGTTCGGCTGCTGGACGTCGTCGTCCCGCAAGTCCGTCCTGCCGGTCTTCAAGGAACTGAACTCGATCCTCTTCTATCCCGTGCAGTACGAGGGCGAAGAGTCCGAGCGCAACGTGTTCTACACCGGTGCCGCTCCGAACCAGCAGGCCATTCCCGCCGTCGACTACCTGATGAGCGACGAAGGCGGCGCGGTGAAGCGCTGGGTGCTGGAAGGCACCGACTACGTCTACCCGCGCACCACCAACAAGATTCTCGAGGCCTACCTCCTGGCCAAGGGCGTCGCGCCGGAAGACATCAAGATCAACTACACGCCGTTCGGCTTCTCCGATTGGCAGACTGAAGTCGCCGCCATCAAGGAGTTCGGCTCGGCCGGCAAGAAGACCGCCGTCGTGTCGACCATCAACGGCGACGCCAACGTTCCCTTCTACAAGGAACTCGGCAACGCCGGCGTGAAGGCGACCGACATCCCGGTCGTGGCGTTCTCGGTCGGTGAGGAAGAGCTCGCCGGCCTCGACGCCAAGCCGCTCGTCGGCCATCTCGCTGCCTGGAACTACTTCGAGTCGATCGATACGCCCGAGAACAAGGCGTTCATCGATGGCTGGCACAAGTTCATCGGCAACGACAAGCGCACCACCAACGACCCGATGGAAGCCCACTACATCGGCTTCAACGCCTGGGTTAAGGCGGTCGAGAAGGCCGGCACCACCGACGCCGACGCGGTCATTGCCGCGCTCCCCGGCATCGAGGTTCCGAACCTGACCGGAGGCACTGCCAAGGTGCTGCCGAACCACCACATCACCAAGCCCGTCTACATCGGCGAAATCCGCGAGGACGGCCAGTTCAACGTCGTGTGGAAGTCCGACGGTCTCGTGCCGGGCGACGCCTGGTCCGACTACCTGCCGGGCTCCAAGGACCTCGACGCCGACTGGGTCACGCTCAAGTGCGGCAACTACAACACCGTCACCAAGACGTGTGGCGGCGCGAGTTAG
- the urtB gene encoding urea ABC transporter permease subunit UrtB: MMRAFRDLTQALVFAFLLIATLTVGAHAATFADALAPFAEDSFPKTEAALSAVAASGDPQASAVIQAMKSGKLLFDPADKHVYIKTDAGSLVDAATGAPVATEPAGLKPVRLNNKIRGAVDAAIGTLTLLAADPAARLRAAQAVFKSHDATALPALETALAKETNPAIKRTLTQARAAVILSQPGASEADIIDAIAVIRDRADGDALALLTSLPASASPAVHAAADSAISVIKGELAVWTTIQNLWYGLSLGSVLLLAAIGLAITFGVMGVINMAHGEMVMLGAYTTFVVQDLIRNQAPWLFDWSLAIALPLAFLVSGLVGIVIERGVIRFLYGRPLETLLATWGVSLILQQAVRTIFGANNRQVGSPSWMSGAFDLGGLTITFNRMWIIVFAIGVFALLQVVLRFTSFGLQMRAVTQNRPMASAMGIRTPWVDALTFGLGSGIAGIAGVALSQIDNVSPNLGQGYIIDSFMVVVFGGVGNLWGTLVGALSLGIANKFLEPVAGAVLGKIAILVFIILFIQRRPRGLFALKGRAVEA; this comes from the coding sequence ATGATGCGCGCCTTTCGTGACCTGACGCAGGCCCTGGTCTTCGCGTTCCTGCTTATCGCCACCCTTACCGTCGGTGCCCACGCGGCGACCTTCGCCGATGCGCTGGCGCCCTTTGCCGAAGATTCTTTCCCGAAGACCGAAGCCGCCCTGAGTGCGGTCGCCGCCAGCGGCGATCCCCAGGCTTCCGCCGTCATCCAGGCGATGAAGAGCGGCAAGCTTCTCTTCGACCCCGCCGACAAGCACGTCTACATCAAGACCGACGCCGGCAGCCTGGTCGACGCCGCTACCGGCGCGCCTGTCGCGACGGAGCCGGCCGGCCTGAAGCCGGTTCGCCTCAACAACAAGATTCGCGGCGCCGTTGACGCAGCGATCGGCACGCTGACCCTGCTTGCGGCCGATCCTGCCGCCCGCCTGCGCGCCGCGCAGGCGGTGTTCAAGTCGCACGATGCGACCGCGCTGCCGGCGCTCGAGACGGCGCTCGCCAAGGAAACGAATCCCGCCATCAAGCGCACGCTCACCCAGGCGCGCGCCGCGGTCATCCTCAGCCAGCCGGGCGCCAGCGAGGCCGACATCATCGACGCCATCGCCGTCATCCGCGATCGCGCCGACGGCGACGCTCTCGCGCTGCTGACGTCGCTGCCCGCGAGCGCCTCGCCGGCGGTTCATGCCGCCGCAGACAGCGCCATCTCCGTCATCAAGGGCGAGCTCGCCGTCTGGACCACGATCCAGAACCTCTGGTACGGCCTGTCGCTCGGCTCCGTCCTGCTGCTCGCCGCCATCGGCCTTGCCATCACCTTCGGCGTGATGGGCGTCATCAACATGGCGCACGGCGAGATGGTCATGCTCGGCGCCTACACGACCTTCGTCGTCCAGGATCTGATCCGCAATCAGGCGCCGTGGCTGTTCGACTGGTCGCTGGCCATCGCGCTGCCGCTTGCCTTCCTGGTGTCCGGCCTGGTCGGCATCGTCATCGAGCGCGGTGTCATCCGCTTCCTCTACGGCCGGCCGCTCGAGACGCTGCTCGCCACCTGGGGCGTGTCGCTCATCCTTCAGCAGGCGGTGCGCACGATCTTCGGCGCCAACAACCGCCAGGTCGGCAGCCCGTCATGGATGTCGGGCGCGTTTGACCTCGGCGGCCTGACGATCACCTTCAACCGCATGTGGATCATCGTATTCGCCATCGGCGTGTTTGCGCTGCTGCAGGTCGTCCTGCGCTTCACCTCCTTCGGCCTGCAGATGCGCGCCGTCACCCAGAACCGCCCGATGGCGAGCGCCATGGGCATCCGCACGCCGTGGGTCGACGCGCTTACGTTCGGCCTCGGCTCCGGCATTGCCGGCATCGCCGGCGTGGCACTGTCGCAGATCGACAACGTCAGCCCCAACCTCGGGCAGGGCTACATCATCGATAGTTTCATGGTCGTGGTCTTCGGCGGCGTCGGCAACTTGTGGGGCACGCTTGTCGGCGCGCTGTCGCTGGGCATCGCCAACAAGTTTCTCGAGCCGGTCGCGGGCGCCGTGCTCGGCAAGATCGCCATTCTCGTCTTCATCATCCTGTTCATCCAGCGCCGTCCGCGCGGCCTCTTCGCCCTCAAGGGCCGGGCGGTGGAAGCATGA
- the urtC gene encoding urea ABC transporter permease subunit UrtC yields the protein MIGRFFGRGLDANTLVVVAIILAVGVIVPVLNLYTSPSFALHIPSYLVPLLGKYVAFALLALSVGLIWGFAGILSLGHGAFFALGGYAMGMYLMRQIGTRGVYADPVLPDFMVFLNWKALPWYWHGFDHFWFAAIMVVLVPGLLAFAFGWFAFRSRVTGVYLSIITQAMTYALMLAFFRNDMGFGGNNGLTDFKDIIGFNVQADSTRGVLFFTTTLALAAAFLLARALTASKFGKVLVAVRDAESRTRFIGYRVENYKLVVWTLSACIAGVAGALYVPQVGIINPSEFEPANSIEVVIWAAVGGRLTLIGPIVGAVLVNYAKSYFTTGALAQYWLFALGGLFIAVTLFLPKGIVGTLGGFFTARRRAPPSAAEEPTPNSPGLSVAAREETVNPQAAE from the coding sequence ATGATCGGGCGTTTCTTCGGCCGCGGGCTCGACGCCAACACGCTCGTCGTGGTGGCGATCATACTCGCCGTCGGCGTGATCGTGCCGGTGCTGAATCTCTATACGTCGCCCTCCTTCGCGCTGCACATTCCGAGCTACCTGGTGCCGCTGCTCGGCAAATACGTCGCCTTCGCCCTTCTCGCATTGTCGGTGGGCCTCATCTGGGGCTTCGCCGGCATCCTGTCGCTCGGCCACGGCGCCTTCTTTGCCCTCGGCGGCTACGCCATGGGCATGTACCTGATGCGCCAGATCGGCACGCGCGGCGTCTACGCCGATCCTGTCCTGCCCGACTTCATGGTGTTCCTGAACTGGAAGGCGCTGCCCTGGTACTGGCACGGCTTCGACCACTTCTGGTTCGCCGCCATCATGGTCGTCCTGGTCCCCGGCCTGCTCGCCTTTGCCTTCGGCTGGTTCGCCTTCCGCAGCCGCGTCACCGGCGTTTATCTGTCGATCATCACCCAGGCGATGACCTACGCGCTCATGCTGGCGTTCTTCCGTAACGACATGGGGTTCGGCGGCAACAACGGCCTCACCGATTTCAAGGACATCATCGGCTTCAACGTGCAGGCAGACTCGACCCGCGGCGTCCTCTTCTTCACGACGACGCTGGCGCTCGCCGCCGCCTTCCTGCTCGCCCGCGCGCTGACCGCCTCGAAGTTCGGCAAGGTGCTTGTCGCCGTCCGCGACGCCGAGAGCCGCACGCGGTTCATCGGGTACCGTGTCGAGAACTACAAGCTCGTGGTGTGGACTCTGTCGGCGTGCATCGCGGGCGTCGCCGGCGCGCTCTATGTCCCGCAGGTCGGCATCATCAACCCATCCGAATTCGAGCCGGCGAATTCCATCGAGGTCGTGATCTGGGCGGCGGTGGGCGGGCGCCTGACCCTGATCGGACCGATCGTCGGCGCGGTGCTCGTCAACTACGCCAAAAGTTACTTCACTACTGGCGCCCTTGCCCAATATTGGCTGTTTGCACTCGGCGGACTGTTCATCGCCGTCACGCTGTTCTTGCCAAAGGGCATTGTCGGCACGCTTGGCGGGTTCTTCACCGCCAGGCGCCGCGCACCACCGTCGGCTGCCGAGGAGCCGACGCCCAATTCGCCCGGCCTCAGCGTCGCCGCCCGGGAAGAGACCGTTAATCCCCAGGCGGCGGAGTAG
- the urtD gene encoding urea ABC transporter ATP-binding protein UrtD, translating to MPDKAKNSLLYLDGVSVSFDGFKALNDLSMVIEKGEMRAIIGPNGAGKTTMMDVITGKTRADTGDVYFDGTVDLTRLDEAAIATLGIGRKFQKPTVFESHTVEDNLELALAGGRSPFQALFSTLSPAAKARIDELLGIIRLTDKRYVQAKNLSHGQKQWLEIGMLLAQEPKLLLVDEPAAGMTDAETEATAELLKEIAKEKSVVVVEHDMAFVRALGVKVTVLHEGSVLSEGTIDHVSADPRVIEVYLGR from the coding sequence ATGCCCGACAAAGCGAAAAACTCGCTGCTCTACCTCGACGGCGTCAGCGTTTCCTTCGACGGCTTCAAGGCGCTCAACGATCTCTCGATGGTCATCGAGAAGGGCGAGATGCGCGCCATCATCGGCCCGAACGGCGCCGGCAAGACGACGATGATGGACGTCATCACCGGCAAGACGCGCGCCGACACCGGCGACGTCTACTTCGACGGCACCGTCGACCTCACCCGCCTCGACGAGGCGGCGATCGCGACGCTCGGCATCGGCCGCAAATTCCAGAAGCCGACGGTCTTCGAAAGCCACACCGTCGAGGATAATCTCGAGCTGGCGCTCGCCGGCGGCCGCAGCCCGTTCCAGGCGCTGTTCTCGACGCTCTCGCCGGCCGCCAAGGCCCGCATCGACGAACTACTCGGCATCATCCGCCTCACCGACAAGCGCTACGTCCAGGCGAAGAACCTCAGCCACGGCCAGAAGCAGTGGCTGGAGATCGGTATGCTGCTGGCGCAGGAACCCAAGCTGCTGCTGGTCGACGAGCCCGCCGCCGGCATGACCGATGCCGAGACCGAGGCGACGGCCGAGCTGCTCAAGGAAATCGCCAAGGAAAAATCGGTCGTCGTCGTCGAGCACGACATGGCCTTCGTTCGCGCGCTGGGCGTCAAGGTCACCGTGCTGCACGAGGGCAGCGTCCTCTCCGAGGGCACGATCGACCACGTCTCCGCCGATCCGCGCGTCATCGAAGTCTATCTGGGGCGCTGA